ACTATTCAGCCCGAATTCAAACAGTAGATGAGCAGCGTCATGGCAGATTTTACAGCCTGTTGAAAAAATTCTATGAGCTGACAGGCAGCCCGGTCATTGTAAATACCAGTTTTAACGTCAGAAGTGAACCGATTGTTCAGTCACCCTGGGAAGCGTATCGCTGTTTCATGGCTACCGATATGGATTGCCTTGTTCTTGAAAATTACGTTTTGTTAAAAAAAGAACAGGATGATCACTCGGCAATCGACTCAGAAAAATATATGTCGCAATATGCACCGGATTAATTTATAACTGAAATCACTCCGATGCTGACCATAAAGCATTGAGAAAATAAATAAACAAGCATATAAAAAACTCCTTCAATTTGGCCACGAAGTCACGATGACACGAAGAATCACGAAGGCTAGTAATTTAATTTTGTTATACTTCGTGTACCTTCGTGGCTTTGCGTCTTCGTGGTAAAAATAAATGGCCGATATCTTTGATTAAGTATTTCCTCACACCCTTTAGAGAAGGGACGGGGGAGGGTCAAAAAGGCCGGACACTCATAAATAAACACACAAAAGATCACAAAAATTATGGATTATAAGTTAATCACCCGAAGACGCTGCCCCGGAACAGTCATCTCACCACGTCGTAAATGGAGGGTTATTTTATGTTAGAACTCGAAAAAACACCACACAGAAACCAAATCATCAGCTTTTTACTTTCATTAGGGTTTGTTTTCACAGCCTGTATGGTATTCCTGGTCTGGTCCTTTGGAATCATCTATATCATCCTGGCCATTGGAACAGGTTTGATGGTTACATGCGGACTTGCATTGATCGAATGGCGGAGAAAGAATTCAACCCTTTTTATATATAATTTTTGGAACCGACTTTCAGGGCTCTATATCCGGTTAATGAATTACTGGCTGTTGGCTGTCTGTTTGCGGCTAATTTTCACAGCAGTCGGTCTGGCCGGATCCGACCGTCGTTTTAACTTTCCGGGAAATAAAGCATCCATGTGGCAACCACGTAATACTGTTGATAGAGATCACATCGGACTTCAATATAACCGGTATTACAAAAGAAGTTCCCGGTCAGAAAACTGGATTATGGATTATCTCAACTGGAGTTCCGCTTCCGGAAACAGGTGGCAAATTTTTCTCATGCCGTTTCTTTTGCTTTTAAAAATTCACGCTCCGGATAATCAGGTTCAATCCGAATCCAATAACTATACTCTATATTAATAATAAGAGGGGGTTACATGAAAATAGTGCGGCTTATATTTGGTTTTTTTTCATCTGTTATTGCACTGATTGCCGTAGTACCCGTATTCATACTTGGAATTCCTTTCTGGACCGTCAGGCTCATCCAGAAGCGGATTATGATTTTGGTACGGAAGCTTCGGCCTATTCCTGCAACCTGGGATGAGCTGATCCAGTTTTACCCGGTGATCGGCTGGAAGCCAAAAGAAAACCTGGATACATACGCAACAGATTTGCCCGGTAACCGATACAGCCTGTCAACCGATAACTATGGGTGGCGAAATACAAATACCGCGTTTGAGGAGAGTGATATTATCGTTTTCGGGGACTCCTTTGCTTTTGGATTTGGAGTGAGCGATAAAGATATTTTTGGAAATGTACAAAGCGAACTGTCCATTAAAACCGTAGGTGCGAACGGGTACAATATGGTTCAGGAATATCTGCTGATGGAGAAATACCGGCCACATTTTAAAGAAAAAACCGTGATCTGGTTTATCTATCATGGAAATGATTTGTACGAAAATCTAACACCAAATTTAAGGCATTACCGAATGCCGTTCGTTCGCGAAAAAAAGGGTATGCAGGAGTGGGAAATCGTTACAGAGCATGTAAATCCTACCCCCTGGCAAATTGTCGAAAAAAGAGATTACTACGGGGCTCTTGCAAATATCTGTACGCACTCATTTCTGTCGGAACGCGCATTTAGCGGATGCGAGTATCTTATAAAGAAAGGGAGTGAACTATGTGCCCGGGAAAATGCAGAACTTATAATATTTTCACTGCCGGATATCATTCAGATTGATGAAAGCCGACATCATGAATTAAAATCCCAGGCAGCAGATTCCGTAAGTTTTGATCCCGACCTTCCCGATAAAAGATTAAAAGATATCTGTGAGCGACATTCTATCCCTTTTTACACAACGAAAGATTTTCTTGGCAAAGAGCATTTTATCAAATTTGATATACACTGGAACATTGAAGGGAATAAACAGGTGGCTCAAATGATTCACGAAGCCTATACCAGAAACGATCATTTACATAGAATTTATACATCACAGACAGCCTATAAGGATTAACAGTTCACAAAGTCCTGAATATCTTATCCAAACCAAGAATCTCTCTAATCACCTCTGCATATGGAGATTGTGAAAAAATTTGATTTCAAAGTCAGGTTAATAATAAATCTTTTTTTAGATGACCACATAACCTGTTTCCAGATAGCCGATGACATCAATAGCCGATAGTACTGCCTTGGTGCTGTAGATCCAGAAATAATATGAAAACACCTGTTTTATTTATTGTATTCAACCGGCCTGATCTGACTGAAAAGGTATTCCAACGTCTTGCGGCAGCAAAACCCGAACAACTTTTTCTGGTGTCGGACGGACCGAGAGAGGGTAAAAAGGAAGATGAAAAATCCTGTGCAGAGGTAAAGAGAATTCTGGAGAAGATAACATGGGATTGCGAGGTGCACCGAAATTATTCCGATAAGAACCTGGGATGCGGTATTCGCGTTGCATCCGGGATCAGCTGGGTATTTGAACATGTGGACCGGGCCATTATACTTGAAGATGACTGTCTCCCGGATCCAAGCTTTTTTCCATTTTGCGATGAACTGCTGGAAAAGTATAAGGACGATAGCCGGGTGATGACTGTCAGCGGCCGAAACCTTCAGGGAAATCGTTTAGGCGTACAACATAGTTACTATTATTCAGTGTATCCAGGTACCTGGGGTTGGGCTACATGGCGCAGAGCCTGGAAGATGTACGACTATCACTTACAACTCTGGGAAGGGCTGAAAGAAACTGATTTTCCATTGCGTATTACCGGTGATGAGAAAACTGCAACCTACATGAGGCACCATTTTGAGCGAACATACCGAAGTGATCCTCCAAAAGATATTCAGGAATCAGATTACACATATACCTGGGATTACCAATGGGTATTTAATTGTTGGGTACAGCACGGGCTTTCGATAATTCCGAAAAAAAACCTAATTAGTAATATAGGATTTGGAAAGAAGGCCACTCACACCAAAGATGAAAATCATGAATACGCGGCACTTCCTGTTTCAGGAATGGAGTTTCCGTTAAAACATCCTCCACATAAACTTATTGATAGGAAAGCAGATGATCTTCATTTTAAGATGATGAGCAAAAAAAATAACAATATCCAAAAGAGAACGCCTGGTATTTTTTCGAGGATAAAAAATAAACTAACTTGTATTCTCCGTGATGAGAATTAACTATTCATTCATTTTCTTAAATTGATAGATCAGGAATTCATATTAGATTAACTGAAAGTTTACCCTCTATAGTTTATTGGAGAGGTTTAACTGAATTTGGCCATCCTTTTTTTTTATAC
The DNA window shown above is from Rhodohalobacter sp. SW132 and carries:
- a CDS encoding glycosyltransferase family 2 protein; the encoded protein is MKTPVLFIVFNRPDLTEKVFQRLAAAKPEQLFLVSDGPREGKKEDEKSCAEVKRILEKITWDCEVHRNYSDKNLGCGIRVASGISWVFEHVDRAIILEDDCLPDPSFFPFCDELLEKYKDDSRVMTVSGRNLQGNRLGVQHSYYYSVYPGTWGWATWRRAWKMYDYHLQLWEGLKETDFPLRITGDEKTATYMRHHFERTYRSDPPKDIQESDYTYTWDYQWVFNCWVQHGLSIIPKKNLISNIGFGKKATHTKDENHEYAALPVSGMEFPLKHPPHKLIDRKADDLHFKMMSKKNNNIQKRTPGIFSRIKNKLTCILRDEN